From one Hirundo rustica isolate bHirRus1 chromosome 8, bHirRus1.pri.v3, whole genome shotgun sequence genomic stretch:
- the NPS gene encoding neuropeptide S produces the protein MNSLCRLNLVFVLWISLTLVCSGYPVGTSMSTNPFYLTCQLYGKWDSCLLLLSSCLSKVGRDEELALGKPLPESLPHKRSFRNGVGAGIKKTSFRRAKP, from the exons ATGAACAG TCTATGCAGGTTAAACTTGGTTTTCGTCCTGTGGATCTCCCTGACGTTGGTGTGCTCGGGTTACCCAGTTGGCACTTCCATG AGCACCAACCCTTTCTATTTGACCTGCCAGCTGTACGGGAAATGGGATTCGTGCCTgttgctgctgagcagctgcctctccaaggtgggcagggatgaggagctggCTCTTGGGAAGCCTCTCCCGGAGTCCCTTCCCCACAAAAGGTCCTTCCGCAACGGCGTTGGagctggaattaaaaaaacTTCCTTCCGAAGGGCAAAGCCCTGA